A genomic segment from Blastococcus sp. PRF04-17 encodes:
- a CDS encoding putative bifunctional diguanylate cyclase/phosphodiesterase yields the protein MTTAPLLGQPAAAFPAAPRRGRAGLVAVCGAVVAVVAVLGGLTAAHVDAGAGAVIAVLSLVGFTGTQVTLLRRQRQLTGDLQRSQSSFRTLVKSSVDPVVIVDRSLHISFVSQAAADLVGLDPAQALGMRLIDVVHADDRGPLEAALSAPPSDSEDFAVRTARVKDAEGRWRLIQATVRDLRADPDVGALVLYCRDVSSRVPAPGVDPELTEFSLTDPVTGLPNRAALVRRLGAVQREGRAHALALIGIGGGDLPPGTEDDVLRGVTTRLTRALRGEDWLARGKDGDFVVLVDGTIAEAETVAARLVAAVGPVPTSAGPVRLTAVAGVTALAADVDTGEALRRGDLALRSARTAGPGSVRRYLDALRIEQDRREALRADLDGALERGELRLAFQPVVDIVLQRTVSVEALLRWRHPVFGDVSPTEFVPLAEESPLITELGRWVLREACATIAGLGDIELNVAVNVSARQVRSGELVPDVISALETSGLPARRLIVEITESVLLDDSHVIEDLTVLRQLGVRIAVDDFGTGWSSLAYLVGMPVDVLKMDQYFLANVEHDPARRAMCRAVLQLGSSLGLPVIVEGVTNPAVLQLLQDMGHRYLQGYVFSRPLEAEQLADGAWEAWVELPATETAMAALAQAESPAMPS from the coding sequence GTGACCACCGCCCCCCTCCTGGGGCAGCCAGCGGCTGCGTTCCCGGCCGCGCCCCGTCGGGGGCGCGCCGGGCTCGTCGCCGTCTGCGGCGCGGTGGTCGCCGTCGTCGCCGTCCTGGGCGGGCTGACGGCCGCGCACGTCGACGCCGGCGCCGGCGCGGTGATCGCCGTCCTCTCGCTCGTCGGGTTCACCGGCACCCAGGTGACACTTCTGCGCCGGCAGCGCCAGCTGACCGGCGACCTGCAGCGCAGCCAGTCCTCGTTCCGCACCCTCGTGAAGAGCAGCGTCGACCCGGTCGTCATCGTCGACCGGTCGCTGCACATCAGCTTCGTCTCCCAGGCCGCCGCCGACCTCGTCGGCCTGGACCCCGCGCAGGCGCTCGGCATGCGCCTGATCGACGTCGTGCACGCCGACGACCGCGGCCCGCTGGAGGCCGCGCTCAGCGCGCCGCCCAGCGACAGCGAGGACTTCGCCGTCCGCACCGCCCGCGTCAAGGACGCCGAGGGCCGCTGGCGACTGATCCAGGCCACCGTCCGCGACCTGCGCGCCGACCCCGACGTCGGTGCGCTCGTCCTGTACTGCCGCGACGTCTCCTCCCGCGTGCCCGCGCCCGGCGTCGACCCCGAGCTCACCGAGTTCTCCCTCACCGACCCGGTCACCGGGCTGCCCAACCGCGCAGCCCTGGTGCGCCGGCTCGGCGCCGTCCAGCGCGAGGGCCGCGCCCACGCCCTCGCCCTCATCGGCATCGGCGGCGGCGACCTGCCCCCGGGCACCGAGGACGACGTCCTCCGCGGCGTCACCACCCGCCTCACCCGTGCCCTGCGCGGCGAGGACTGGCTGGCCCGCGGCAAGGACGGCGACTTCGTCGTCCTCGTCGACGGCACCATCGCCGAGGCCGAGACCGTCGCCGCCCGGCTGGTCGCCGCCGTCGGCCCGGTGCCCACCAGCGCCGGCCCCGTCCGCCTCACCGCCGTCGCCGGCGTCACCGCGCTGGCCGCCGACGTCGACACCGGCGAGGCGCTGCGCCGCGGCGACCTCGCCCTGCGCAGCGCCCGCACCGCCGGCCCCGGCTCGGTCCGCCGCTACCTCGACGCGCTGCGCATCGAGCAGGACCGCCGCGAGGCCCTGCGCGCCGACCTCGACGGGGCGCTGGAGCGCGGCGAGCTGCGCCTGGCCTTCCAGCCGGTCGTGGACATCGTGCTGCAGAGGACCGTCTCCGTCGAGGCGCTGCTGCGCTGGCGGCACCCGGTCTTCGGCGACGTCTCCCCCACCGAGTTCGTGCCGCTGGCCGAGGAGTCCCCGCTGATCACCGAGCTGGGCCGCTGGGTGCTCCGCGAGGCCTGCGCCACGATCGCCGGCCTCGGCGACATCGAGCTCAACGTCGCCGTGAACGTCAGCGCCCGCCAGGTGCGCAGCGGCGAGCTCGTCCCCGACGTCATCAGTGCCCTGGAGACCAGCGGCCTGCCCGCCCGCCGGCTCATCGTCGAGATCACCGAGTCGGTGCTGCTCGACGACTCGCACGTCATCGAGGACCTCACCGTCCTGCGCCAGCTCGGCGTCCGCATCGCCGTCGACGACTTCGGCACCGGCTGGTCGTCCCTGGCCTACCTGGTGGGCATGCCGGTCGACGTCCTCAAGATGGACCAGTACTTCCTGGCCAACGTCGAGCACGACCCGGCCCGCCGGGCCATGTGCCGCGCGGTCCTGCAGCTGGGCTCGAGCCTGGGCCTGCCGGTGATCGTCGAGGGCGTCACCAACCCCGCCGTCCTCCAGCTCCTGCAGGACATGGGCCACCGCTACCTGCAGGGCTACGTGTTCTCGCGACCGCTGGAGGCCGAGCAGCTGGCCGACGGCGCGTGGGAGGCGTGGGTGGAACTGCCCGCGACGGAAACCGCCATGGCGGCGCTCGCGCAGGCAGAATCCCCCGCGATGCCGTCATGA
- a CDS encoding diguanylate cyclase domain-containing protein, with translation MTLLRSLPREVRWTVPLALLALAAAVPFSAPDGTGMQWDEIVLGLVAASSAWTMVRLTRAMTPRAARPWRFMTVGILMFMTGQFLAGFFPGPEFDGFGGDDVLLLAGACTPLITCGLLARRVSRTRWTALVVDGLVITIALLTVTEVLRAPLVNPVNAPDDLRSLVLAYGGYAAIMLGGAGALCTVSTAALRRSVSVMIGAVAWQASAACFEAMAIIAPSWTWVAGSDLSVAMGLQTVVIAAAFAPRTFAERSARASAPVVSPLGMALVIGAVLSLPGAIVLMEVRDEGHSVAAEIGFALVFSLMALRLVLRVREDGRITEDLVRSEQDFRGLIESSSDGIAIMDGEFRLMFASPAARRLLGLSADDDEVSLLDLVDPSDREQVRQAGSLPAGDGPAVHFRVRTADGSSRDLEATSTERPGSDRRVLYLRDVTKRRRRERELERMAYTDHLTGLPNRASLFGEMAAPTLDERCLLVLDLDGFKAVNDVAGHEAGDHLLVEVARRLGTVVREDDLVARLGGDEFAVLVTGSLAEAEDVAQRVVDALGMPHRTSEWAFAVGASVGVAELTPAGGQVAFREADAALRAAKQAGKGCVRLAAGTAGHPIVVVPDSDLDAVVDEGVLQLRLDTACDADGRIVLVHAVPVWQHAVHGTVRGMELWTVAERQGRSAALQRWLLRQACLEIAGLDDSVGVAVSLPAGHAVPEGLAAEIADALREAGLHPSRLTISFTEETLLTSSAALVPELEAARATGVRLCLDNYGMGHSLFALLARISLDMVRVDLAALATRDDTGRAQQVLTAIVRTTTSFNLLTIAGGVHTPEVRRTVLAAGVALMHGRLQPHDLPVEALAALLPLPSPTSR, from the coding sequence ATGACGCTCCTCCGCAGCCTTCCCCGCGAGGTCCGCTGGACCGTGCCCCTGGCCCTGCTGGCCCTGGCCGCGGCCGTGCCCTTCAGCGCCCCGGACGGCACCGGCATGCAGTGGGACGAGATCGTCCTCGGCCTGGTCGCGGCCAGCTCCGCCTGGACGATGGTCCGGCTGACCCGCGCCATGACGCCGAGGGCGGCCCGCCCCTGGCGGTTCATGACCGTCGGCATCCTCATGTTCATGACCGGCCAGTTCCTGGCCGGGTTCTTCCCCGGCCCGGAGTTCGACGGCTTCGGTGGCGACGACGTGCTGCTCCTGGCCGGCGCCTGCACGCCGCTGATCACCTGCGGCCTGCTCGCGCGCCGGGTCAGCCGCACCCGGTGGACGGCGCTCGTCGTCGACGGCCTGGTCATCACCATCGCCCTGCTGACCGTCACCGAGGTCCTGCGCGCACCGCTGGTGAACCCCGTCAACGCACCCGACGACCTGCGCTCGCTCGTGCTCGCCTACGGCGGCTACGCGGCGATCATGCTGGGCGGCGCCGGCGCGCTGTGCACGGTCTCCACCGCCGCCCTTCGCCGCTCGGTCAGCGTCATGATCGGCGCCGTCGCGTGGCAGGCGTCGGCCGCCTGCTTCGAGGCCATGGCGATCATCGCGCCGTCCTGGACGTGGGTCGCCGGGTCCGATCTCTCCGTCGCCATGGGCCTGCAGACCGTCGTCATCGCCGCCGCCTTCGCCCCCAGGACGTTCGCCGAGCGCAGCGCCCGCGCCTCGGCGCCCGTCGTCAGCCCGCTCGGCATGGCCCTGGTCATCGGCGCCGTCCTGAGCCTGCCCGGCGCCATCGTGCTGATGGAGGTGCGCGACGAGGGCCACAGCGTGGCCGCGGAGATCGGCTTCGCCCTCGTCTTCAGCCTCATGGCGCTGCGCCTGGTGCTGCGCGTCCGCGAGGACGGCCGGATCACCGAGGACCTCGTCCGCAGCGAGCAGGACTTCCGCGGGCTGATCGAGTCCAGCTCCGACGGCATCGCGATCATGGACGGCGAGTTCCGCCTCATGTTCGCCTCGCCGGCCGCCCGCCGCCTGCTGGGCCTGTCCGCGGACGACGACGAGGTCAGCCTGCTCGATCTCGTCGACCCGTCCGACCGCGAGCAGGTCCGCCAGGCCGGCAGCCTCCCCGCCGGCGACGGCCCGGCCGTGCACTTCCGCGTCCGGACGGCGGACGGCTCCTCCCGCGATCTCGAGGCCACCTCGACCGAGCGGCCCGGCAGCGACCGCCGCGTGCTGTACCTGCGCGACGTCACCAAGCGCCGCCGCCGCGAGCGCGAGCTCGAGCGCATGGCCTACACCGACCACCTCACCGGCCTGCCCAACCGCGCCTCGCTGTTCGGCGAGATGGCCGCGCCCACCCTCGACGAGCGCTGCCTGCTGGTGCTCGACCTCGACGGGTTCAAGGCCGTCAACGACGTCGCGGGCCACGAGGCCGGCGACCACCTGCTCGTCGAGGTCGCCCGCCGCCTGGGCACCGTCGTCCGCGAGGACGACCTGGTCGCCCGCCTCGGCGGCGACGAGTTCGCCGTCCTGGTCACCGGCTCCCTCGCCGAGGCCGAGGACGTCGCCCAGCGGGTCGTCGACGCGCTCGGCATGCCGCACCGCACCAGCGAGTGGGCCTTCGCGGTCGGCGCCTCGGTCGGCGTGGCCGAGCTGACCCCGGCCGGCGGGCAGGTCGCCTTCCGCGAGGCCGACGCCGCCCTGCGCGCGGCCAAGCAGGCCGGCAAGGGCTGCGTGCGCCTGGCCGCCGGGACGGCCGGCCACCCGATCGTCGTCGTCCCCGACAGCGACCTCGACGCCGTCGTCGACGAGGGCGTGCTGCAGCTGCGGCTCGACACCGCCTGCGACGCCGACGGCCGGATCGTGCTCGTCCACGCCGTCCCGGTGTGGCAGCACGCCGTGCACGGCACCGTCCGCGGCATGGAGCTGTGGACCGTCGCGGAGCGGCAGGGCCGCTCGGCCGCCCTGCAGCGCTGGCTGCTGCGCCAGGCGTGCCTCGAGATCGCCGGTCTGGACGACTCCGTCGGGGTCGCCGTCAGCCTGCCCGCGGGCCACGCGGTGCCCGAGGGCCTGGCCGCCGAGATCGCCGACGCGCTGCGCGAGGCCGGTCTGCACCCCTCGCGGCTGACCATCTCGTTCACCGAGGAGACGCTGCTGACCTCCTCGGCCGCGCTGGTGCCAGAGCTCGAGGCCGCCCGTGCCACCGGCGTCCGCCTGTGCCTGGACAACTACGGCATGGGCCACAGCCTGTTCGCGCTGCTCGCCCGCATCTCGCTGGATATGGTGCGGGTCGACCTCGCCGCGCTGGCCACCCGTGACGACACCGGCCGGGCGCAGCAGGTGCTCACCGCCATCGTGCGGACGACGACCAGCTTCAACCTCCTGACCATCGCCGGCGGGGTGCACACCCCCGAGGTGCGCCGCACGGTGCTCGCCGCCGGCGTCGCGCTGATGCACGGCCGGCTGCAACCGCACGACCTGCCCGTCGAGGCACTGGCCGCGCTGCTGCCGCTCCCCTCCCCCACTTCGCGATGA
- a CDS encoding MBL fold metallo-hydrolase translates to MGSPELHFLGHSTVRVELAGRTVLTDPVLAPTIGALRRVVPLPDPAAWAGVDLVLISHLHGDHLHIPSLRMLGRDVRVLVPRGAGAWLRGRGFPNTRELSAGETLSDGDLRITGVRAEHSGHRWGPRSTHGPATESLGYLLESPGAGTVYVSGDTGLFDGMAVLAARAVDVALLPVWGWGPSLGPGHLDPVTAADAVALIRPRVAVPVHWGTLTVAGMTVVPSPLRARMRRLLVDPPRSFATEVAARGLPTRVVVTEPGSRVLLPPPPSLAAA, encoded by the coding sequence GTGGGGAGCCCGGAGCTGCACTTCCTGGGCCACTCGACCGTCCGCGTCGAGCTGGCCGGCCGCACGGTGCTCACCGATCCCGTCCTCGCTCCCACGATCGGGGCGCTGCGCCGGGTCGTGCCGCTGCCCGATCCCGCCGCCTGGGCCGGCGTCGACCTGGTGCTGATCAGCCACTTGCACGGCGACCACCTGCACATCCCGTCGCTGCGCATGCTCGGCCGCGACGTGCGCGTCCTCGTGCCGCGCGGCGCCGGCGCCTGGCTGCGCGGCCGCGGCTTCCCGAACACCCGCGAGCTCTCGGCCGGGGAGACCCTGTCGGACGGCGACCTGCGCATCACCGGCGTCCGCGCCGAGCACAGCGGCCACCGCTGGGGCCCCCGCTCCACCCACGGCCCGGCCACCGAGTCCCTGGGCTACCTGCTCGAGTCCCCCGGCGCCGGCACCGTCTACGTCAGCGGTGACACCGGGCTGTTCGACGGCATGGCGGTGCTCGCCGCGCGCGCGGTCGACGTCGCCCTCCTGCCGGTGTGGGGCTGGGGGCCCTCGCTCGGCCCCGGCCACCTCGACCCGGTCACCGCGGCCGACGCCGTCGCGCTGATCCGCCCGCGGGTCGCCGTCCCGGTGCACTGGGGCACGCTGACCGTGGCGGGCATGACCGTCGTCCCCTCGCCGCTGCGGGCGCGCATGCGCCGGCTGCTGGTCGACCCGCCGCGGTCGTTCGCCACCGAGGTGGCCGCCCGCGGGCTGCCCACCCGGGTCGTCGTCACCGAGCCCGGTTCGCGCGTGCTGCTGCCGCCGCCTCCGTCGCTGGCCGCGGCATGA
- a CDS encoding DedA family protein gives MTRGQHPERLDKVRDQFRRHGWQIIVAGRLLPAGRIPVLVAAGALAYPWRRLVPAALLAASLWAVAYSLLGVVSGGIFDSPLLATLLAAVLVLVVGAALNLLGSRRRRRDTDATPEREPTACESA, from the coding sequence GTGACCCGCGGCCAGCACCCCGAGCGCCTCGACAAGGTGCGCGACCAGTTCCGCCGGCACGGCTGGCAGATCATCGTCGCCGGGCGGCTGCTGCCCGCCGGGCGCATCCCGGTGCTCGTGGCGGCCGGCGCGCTGGCGTACCCGTGGCGGCGGCTGGTGCCGGCTGCGCTGCTCGCCGCATCCCTGTGGGCGGTGGCGTACTCGCTGCTCGGGGTGGTGAGCGGCGGCATCTTCGACTCCCCGCTGCTGGCGACGCTGCTCGCGGCGGTGCTGGTGCTCGTCGTGGGCGCCGCGCTCAACCTCCTCGGCTCCCGGCGCCGCCGTCGCGACACGGACGCCACCCCGGAGCGCGAGCCGACGGCCTGCGAGTCGGCGTGA
- a CDS encoding phage holin family protein, protein MTASPDRGRLLRTGRTIARVLLTWSIAAGALVALDAWLSGFAMSDWWHPWVAALLLGLLTAGVWPLVLRVALPLAVFTLGVGGFLLLGAGVLAVFLAIPGVEVHSFKTSVVVAVAMAAVSGLVNSALAVDEDEVFFRRARRQAAAAATPDRLRRGCCSCRSTGCRTRPRAAPCATGRCRRWPPGCGRAATC, encoded by the coding sequence GTGACCGCCTCTCCCGACCGGGGCCGGCTGCTGCGCACCGGCCGGACCATCGCGCGCGTCCTGCTCACCTGGAGCATCGCCGCCGGGGCCCTCGTCGCCCTGGACGCCTGGCTGTCCGGGTTCGCGATGAGCGACTGGTGGCACCCGTGGGTCGCCGCGCTGCTGCTCGGCCTCCTCACCGCGGGCGTGTGGCCGCTCGTGCTGCGGGTGGCGCTGCCGCTGGCCGTCTTCACCCTCGGCGTCGGCGGCTTCCTGCTGCTCGGCGCGGGCGTGCTGGCGGTTTTCCTGGCGATCCCGGGCGTCGAGGTGCACAGCTTCAAGACCTCCGTCGTCGTCGCCGTTGCCATGGCCGCGGTCTCCGGGCTGGTCAACAGCGCGCTGGCGGTCGACGAGGACGAGGTGTTCTTCCGCCGCGCCCGCCGCCAGGCCGCCGCCGCCGCTACCCCGGACCGGCTCCGCCGGGGGTGCTGTTCCTGCAGATCGACGGGCTGTCGTACGAGACCGCGCGCCGCGCCGTGCGCGACGGGTCGATGCCGACGCTGGCCGCCTGGTTGCGGTCGGGCAGCCACGTGCTGA
- a CDS encoding alkaline phosphatase family protein — protein MLFLQIDGLSYETARRAVRDGSMPTLAAWLRSGSHVLTSWHTDWSSQTGSAVSGILHGSNHDVPGFRWYEKDRDHVMRVSHPADAAEVERRHSDGRGLLAGGGASRGNLFTGDAWHVSLTMSSLGFLPERARRARRRRDRVGAGYYAYFANPVNALRTIGVSFVDIYRELRAAAQQRRADVRPRVSRGGIYPLARPGTTVIARDVVVSALLEDMLAGRPVVYADFLGYDEVAHHSGLERFDSLEVLRSIDQQIGRLHRAASLAPRDYHLVCLSDHGQTQGWAFADRFGESIEELVGRLCGAPGAAPLSGQKDSRRTAEAWQVTAALGEGAGPIARRLRARVDGASEHDHPLPGEPGAVPRVAPGVVCVVSGHTAMVSFADIPGRVSLEEIELHWPDLLPGLVDHDGVGFLLVHSEEYGPVVLGREGLHRLASGVVIGEDPLLPYGPHAAALVARSSGFPHCADVVINSRYDPDTDEASPFEPHVGSHGGLGGPQQLGFLTYPRAWTPPGEIVGAEHLHRVLRGWLTDLGHPEPTGEGAAVGEQSRSALDASVGSRLV, from the coding sequence GTGCTGTTCCTGCAGATCGACGGGCTGTCGTACGAGACCGCGCGCCGCGCCGTGCGCGACGGGTCGATGCCGACGCTGGCCGCCTGGTTGCGGTCGGGCAGCCACGTGCTGACCTCGTGGCACACCGACTGGAGCTCGCAGACCGGCTCCGCGGTGTCGGGCATCCTGCACGGCTCGAACCACGACGTCCCCGGCTTCCGCTGGTACGAGAAGGACCGCGACCACGTCATGCGGGTCTCCCACCCCGCCGACGCCGCCGAGGTGGAGCGGCGGCACTCCGACGGCCGGGGGCTGCTCGCCGGCGGCGGCGCCTCCCGCGGCAACCTGTTCACCGGCGACGCCTGGCACGTCAGCCTCACCATGAGCTCGCTGGGCTTCCTGCCCGAACGGGCCCGGCGCGCCCGGCGTCGCCGGGACCGCGTCGGCGCCGGCTACTACGCGTACTTCGCCAACCCGGTGAACGCGCTGCGCACGATCGGCGTCTCGTTCGTGGACATCTACCGGGAGCTGCGGGCGGCGGCCCAGCAGCGCCGGGCCGACGTCCGGCCGCGGGTGTCCCGGGGTGGCATCTACCCGCTGGCCCGCCCCGGGACGACGGTCATCGCGCGTGACGTCGTCGTCTCGGCGCTGCTGGAGGACATGCTGGCCGGGCGCCCCGTGGTCTACGCCGACTTCCTGGGCTACGACGAGGTCGCCCACCACTCAGGGCTCGAGCGCTTCGACAGCCTCGAGGTGCTGCGCAGCATCGACCAGCAGATCGGCCGGCTCCACCGCGCCGCCTCGCTGGCGCCGCGCGACTACCACCTGGTCTGCCTGTCCGACCACGGCCAGACGCAGGGCTGGGCGTTCGCCGACCGCTTCGGCGAGTCGATCGAGGAGCTCGTCGGCCGGCTGTGCGGCGCACCGGGCGCGGCTCCGCTGTCCGGGCAGAAGGACAGCCGCCGCACCGCCGAGGCGTGGCAGGTGACCGCCGCGCTCGGCGAGGGCGCCGGGCCGATCGCCCGGCGGCTCCGCGCGCGGGTCGACGGGGCGTCGGAGCACGACCACCCGCTGCCCGGCGAGCCGGGCGCCGTGCCGCGGGTGGCGCCGGGCGTGGTCTGCGTCGTCTCCGGCCACACGGCGATGGTGTCGTTCGCCGACATCCCCGGCCGGGTGTCGCTGGAGGAGATCGAGCTGCACTGGCCCGACCTGCTGCCCGGCCTGGTCGACCACGACGGCGTCGGCTTCCTGCTCGTGCACTCCGAGGAGTACGGGCCCGTCGTCCTCGGGCGGGAAGGCCTGCACCGGCTCGCGTCGGGCGTCGTCATCGGCGAGGACCCGCTGCTGCCCTACGGCCCGCACGCCGCCGCGCTCGTCGCCCGCTCGTCGGGGTTCCCGCACTGCGCCGACGTGGTCATCAACAGCCGCTACGACCCCGACACCGACGAGGCGTCGCCCTTCGAGCCGCACGTCGGGTCGCACGGCGGGCTGGGCGGGCCGCAGCAGCTGGGCTTCCTGACCTACCCGCGCGCGTGGACCCCGCCCGGCGAGATCGTCGGCGCCGAGCACCTGCACCGGGTGCTGCGCGGCTGGCTAACCGACCTCGGCCACCCCGAGCCGACGGGCGAGGGGGCTGCGGTCGGCGAGCAGAGCCGCTCGGCCCTGGACGCCTCCGTCGGCAGTCGTCTCGTCTGA
- a CDS encoding antitoxin, whose product MRTTVDLPEDIHRLASAIARDSGSSLSETITRLLRGALAAPGPVRVTTSSRTGLQVASIGRVVTSEDVRTLEDDE is encoded by the coding sequence ATGCGCACCACAGTGGACCTCCCAGAGGACATCCATCGCCTTGCTTCCGCCATCGCGCGCGACTCCGGCAGTTCGCTGAGCGAGACGATCACGCGACTGCTCCGCGGCGCCCTGGCCGCCCCCGGACCAGTTCGGGTCACCACCAGCAGCCGGACGGGGTTGCAGGTCGCTTCCATCGGCCGTGTGGTCACGAGCGAGGACGTCCGCACGCTCGAGGACGACGAGTGA
- a CDS encoding TA system VapC family ribonuclease toxin, with translation MTVLLDANVLVALSVTDHVHHDVVEDWFVQLSEPFATCPLTQGALVRFMLRVGATARDAVEIVRGLGGADGHEFWPDELGYDAVDMRGVVGHKQVTDAYLAGLVRLRRGRLATLDRALAAVHEDVALLLDSDH, from the coding sequence GTGACGGTCCTGCTGGATGCCAACGTCCTCGTCGCCCTGTCGGTCACCGACCACGTGCACCACGACGTCGTCGAGGACTGGTTCGTGCAGTTGTCCGAGCCCTTCGCCACGTGTCCACTCACGCAGGGAGCGCTCGTCCGCTTCATGCTCCGCGTCGGCGCCACCGCCCGGGACGCTGTGGAGATCGTCCGTGGGCTCGGCGGCGCCGACGGGCACGAGTTCTGGCCCGACGAGCTCGGCTACGACGCCGTGGACATGCGCGGAGTCGTGGGCCACAAGCAGGTGACCGACGCATACCTGGCTGGACTGGTTCGGCTGCGACGCGGTCGCCTGGCGACCCTCGATCGGGCGCTCGCCGCCGTGCACGAGGACGTCGCGCTCCTCCTCGACTCCGACCACTGA